One Carassius gibelio isolate Cgi1373 ecotype wild population from Czech Republic chromosome A20, carGib1.2-hapl.c, whole genome shotgun sequence DNA segment encodes these proteins:
- the saysd1 gene encoding SAYSvFN domain-containing protein 1, whose amino-acid sequence MERKLAEFRARKKAQAEAQKPAESVIQTETKAMSLDSPAVSPDTPEQKPTSCLQIPHTQDPSHRLLNPTCGGWLQRVALTHLTLLKVLLWLVLLGLFSELEFGLPFFLISLFYWLYEGLRSPRARQPGEMSAYSVFNPDCQPILGTLTAEQLEGEMGYRPVVNR is encoded by the exons ATGGAGCGTAAGCTGGCTGAGTTCAGAGCCCGAAAGAAAGCCCAAGCTGAAGCTCAGAAACCTGCTGAGAGTGTGATCCAGACTGAAACTAAAGCCATGAGCCTTGATTCTCCAGCAGTGAGTCCTGACACACCGGAACAGAAGCCCACCAGCTGCCTTCAGATTCCACACACACAG GATCCCAGTCATCGTTTGCTGAACCCTACGTGTGGTGGTTGGCTCCAGCGCGTGGCTCTCACCCATCTGACCCTGCTCAAAGTGCTGCTGTGGCTCGTGCTGCTCGGGCTCTTCTCAGAACTCGAGTTTGGCCTGCCGTTTTTTCTCATATCATTATTCTACTGGCTCTATGAGGGCCTTCGAAGCCCAAGAGCCCGGCAACCTGGAGAAATGAGCGCGTATTCTGTGTTTAACCCTGATTGTCAACCCATCCTGGGAACGTTAACAGCCGAACAGCTGGAAGGAGAGATGGGATACAGGCCAGTGGTCAACAGATGA
- the LOC127938976 gene encoding protein C10, which translates to MASAPAQQPTLTVEQARVVLSEVIQAFSVPENAARMEEARESACNDMGKMLQLVLPVATQIQQEVIKAYGFNNEGEGVLKFARLVKMYETQDPEIAAMSLKLKSLLLPPLSTPPIGSGIPSS; encoded by the exons ATGGCCTCTGCCCCAGCACAGCAGCCCACGCTCACTGTAGAGCAGGCCAGAG TTGTTCTTAGTGAGGTGATCCAGGCGTTCTCTGTGCCTGAGAATGCAGCCCGCATGGAGGAAGCCAGAGAAAGCGCATGCAACGACATGGGCAAGATGCTGCAGCTGGTGCTGCCTGTGGCCACTCAGATCCAGCAGGAGGTCATCAAAGCATACGGCTTCAACAATGAAGGAGAAG GTGTGCTAAAGTTCGCCCGGCTGGTGAAGATGTATGAAACTCAGGACCCAGAGATTGCAGCCATGTCACTGAAACTCAAGAGTCTCCTGCTGCCGCCTCTCTCCACTCCTCCTATTGGCAGCGGCATCCCGAGCTCATAG